In Streptomyces sp. NBC_00483, a single window of DNA contains:
- a CDS encoding TerD family protein, whose protein sequence is MGVTLAKGGNVSLSKAAPNLTQILVGLGWDARSTTGADFDLDASALLCSGGRVMGDEWFIFYNQLKSPDGSVEHTGDNLTGEGEGDDESVLVDLSKVPADCDKIIFPVSIHDADNRGQTFGQVSNAFIRVVNQADGQELARYDLSEDASTETAMIFGEVYRYGGEWKFRAVGQGYASGLRGIALDFGVNVS, encoded by the coding sequence GGCCGCACCCAACCTCACACAGATCCTGGTCGGGCTCGGATGGGACGCGCGCTCCACCACCGGAGCCGACTTCGACCTCGACGCCAGCGCACTGCTCTGCAGCGGTGGCCGGGTCATGGGTGACGAGTGGTTCATCTTCTACAACCAGCTCAAGAGCCCCGACGGTTCGGTCGAGCACACGGGGGACAACCTCACCGGTGAGGGCGAGGGCGACGACGAGTCGGTCCTGGTCGACCTCTCCAAGGTGCCGGCCGACTGCGACAAGATCATTTTCCCGGTCTCCATCCATGACGCGGACAACCGCGGCCAGACCTTCGGCCAGGTCAGCAACGCGTTCATCCGTGTCGTGAACCAGGCGGACGGCCAGGAGCTCGCCCGTTATGACCTCTCTGAGGACGCATCCACCGAAACTGCCATGATCTTTGGCGAGGTGTACCGATACGGAGGAGAGTGGAAGTTCCGGGCAGTCGGCCAGGGGTACGCGTCCGGGCTCCGGGGCATCGCTCTAGACTTCGGAGTCAACGTTTCCTAA